From the Drosophila simulans strain w501 chromosome 2L, Prin_Dsim_3.1, whole genome shotgun sequence genome, the window ACCGTTATCTTAATGGTGCTGTTCCTGAGCAATTTCGGATGTCCGGGATCCTGAGTGATTTGGTACGATGTTTGCTGACGATGCGGCGACTTAAGGTAAAACTTTACGTTTGATGTAGTTCCGGCGAACTCCTGACCACCAGTCACAATCACGAGTAGAATCTCCGAGCCACCAATAAACGATTGATCCGACTTTCCCACTGACGACGCATCGCACTGCAATCGAAATTCCGGATTTTTCAGATAGGCGGAAACAATGTTGAGGTGCAAGAGAAACTTGAAGACGAGCAGCAGAAAAAGCAgagcgaaaaaaataattaggaTCATATTGAACGTAAATATGGGTACGGGTATGTGCTCGACAAACAATTCCGTTGAAATCGGAAAAATACGAGAGGATAGGGCTCCTAAGGTATAGCAGGTGCACTGAACAGATGACCCGCGACTGTGCTCAAAGGAGGTGGTGCAATGTTCCTCGCTCCAGCCGGGATCCAATGAACGGTTCTTCCAGATGTTGCACTGGTATATTTCCAAAAGTATCGAGTAGTTCAGGCGTTCTATCTCGTCCACTACATCCTCATTATCATAGTCAATGTAGTCCGCATATTTTCTCACCTCTGGTGTCTCCGAGCCACCCGTCTTGTTCCCCTTCTTCCTTCCACGCGGACTTAACCGATCTTTTGCGCTTTTATATCGAATTTCACCCGGCTTGTGTATGGCCACGTATGCCGGGCTCCGTTCACAGGAGTTGGCTATCCAAATGCGTTTACCCTGCATATCAGGGGTTATCCGACAAGCGTGCTGCCTTATCTGACCGAGCGTTGGCCATCTGTGCAATCGCATCTTAATGTACATTAGCTGCGAACAATTCACGATTCGCACTGCCAACATGGCCTTGTGGTTTAGCATCACACTGTAAATGTGGACTTCCGTACTATTCTGGATACTATTGTTGGTCATGTACTGATTGAAGGACTCGTCGTTCAAATGCGTGATATTCGTCTTGTATACTAAAGGATTAGTCAGCTGGAACTCCTTGGCGGATCTAAAAAATTTAACGGGACTGTAGGCGTGAACGATAAGCACACTGGTCTTCGAGGGGAATGGATCTGGATACCACCAGTAGATGTTGTGGAAGTTCTGCTGCGAGATGATCTGTAGCAGAATAGAGCTATGGTTCAGTCTGCGTTGCAGTTCATGGAGCAGCTTTGCCGATAATTTGATAACGTGTATTTTGTCGATTGTCTTCACCTGCATGTCCTTGGTGTTCTGTGTCACCTCAGTCACATTAATCTGGTTGTAAACATgcaaaaaatgcagaaaatgttatcaataaaatattgtatCAATAAGCAACGTGAAAACGGCGTTTCGtattcttaaatatatagttcgcaaatataaaataataattataatatatatcttGTGATATCACACTTTTTATGATGCATtagattattaatttttcgaATTACCTGATACGCAATGCCGCTCTGATGAATTGTTAATGCGTCATCATACGGATGATGTCTTTGAGTGGCTATGACGCCGAGGAAGTAAATGCACCTGTAGAGGAACCATGTACTCATCAGCCAGCTATTGATGCGCACCAAAATGAGTGGATCAAACTTAATGACGAACGGCTTCTCCAAATCGATTCTCTGTAAATTCATGCACGCGGGATTATGTAGACTGCACATGGCGTTTGAATGGCTTTCGGTTTTTTCCCCTAAAATGGACATAAAGAACATATGCATGGCCGACAACGAATAGTAGCCCTCCCGATGAAGCCATTCGTGCTCCTGAACGATCGCCGAGAAGCTGTCGCCCAAGTGGCTAAACATTTCTGCCATGACGGTGGCTCCACGAAAATCGACTGGATGCAGCCTTATCAGCATGTGAGAGCTCAGTGTGGTTATCTGCTCCATCTGCGAGCCCGTTGAGGCGACTAAGCCAGTCAGATACGAGTAGAATTCATCTCCATCGAGTGACGTATCTATAAAAGTGGTGGCAGCTATCCCCATTATATAGGCCCTATTCCAATGACCTCGCTTAAAGaaatttggcaaatatttcattactTCTTGTAGCCCCGTTAGCATGCTTTTATCTATCGCCAATACTTTCAGTTCTACATTTCTTTCGACGCACATGTCAATGGCATCACATATCGAAATATGGATAGTCTCTGAAGCGGGTAAGGTGAGCACAATCCTTGAGTATGGCACATTAGAGGCCACAACTGCATATGACACCATATAGCGATAGGTTATTGGCGGGAAAGGCGACTCAAATCCGGCGCAATCGATATCGAACAATGTGAAGCCCTCGACGCCCAAAAAAGGTTTTATTGTGCAACTACCATTTTGAGGGCCATTGTTCCGGCGCAGCGTGTAGTACGCATCTGCCCACCGTTGGCCCTTTACCCACACTCTTAGACGGATCTGAACAAGGGGCTCTTCAGTGTGGAGAATCAGATATTTTTCAGAGGATTCCAGAGTGGGCTGTGATTCTGTGTCCAACAACCACCACTGATACCGTTTCACCATACCCGGACAGTCATCGCATTTCGAGATCAGGTGTATGCTGTCCAACGGCGCATAAACACCTAGATCGCAATTTCGACGGCAAAGGATTTGGGGCGTGAAAGATGTTTTGGCGACGCCCTTTACTGTTTGGGTTGCGATCATTCGATTCCGCGGATCGGTGCGTGAGATAACCGTCAAACTGAAGTCGTAAACGGCATCCTCCTTAAGAGCATATGGGGGTAATCTCAACTTGGGGcctataaaaaaaacttttgataTACCCTAAAGAATATAAATGCTTATTTATGTACGTGAATCCTATTTGACAGAgtaaaatattgcatttttatcaAGATAATAGAGGAGTTAAAAAACCTAACGCATTTAGCTAGTTATATTTTACTTAACACTTTAATATCTGTTAATAGTATTTCCAACGCACTTTTCAATGTCGCCGCTATTACAAATCTAGTGTTGTTCATCATACTCACTCTTGGACATATACTTTTTgcaataattgtttaatgGATCGTCTAAACTGACACAAGACCACAAGAAGCGCTTAGAGTTTGTAGATTCCCTTATTTTCAACCTGTCTTTGGAGCTGGACCCGTCGATAAAAATGGGTTTTCTGACATCGACCAGACGTCGCTCATTGCCTTTGATAAGGGGTTCGATTGGGGGCGGGGAGTACTTCATATAGCACTGAAATAAAGTTGAAACCCTGAGGGGTTATACATTTCTTCTAGACTTGGTCCACTCACACGAGCTACCGTAGTTACGCCGTTTATCACAGCTTTACCTCGCAACAAAAAGACTTTCCGCCTATCCGGTTCGGTTAGGATATGCACCTTGTAGGGCAGTAGCTTTACCACCAGTCCTGTGGAATTTTTTATGCGAGCAATAATTTCTGCGGTTAGAATATATCAAAATTTATCCAATTGTTTTACCAtcgatattaaaaaaaaaatgaatagaaTACATAATATAAAACTTACTTTTCTCTGTGATATCACATAATTGCCATGTGATTGTATCATACTCCACGGTGGAGCATGCGTCACTAATTGATGCAAAAAATTCTAGATGACCGATGGGGGAGAAATATACTGGCTTTTCCGGATTTTTGCAAAATTCTAACTCCAAAGCTGGTAGGCAGTATACATTTGGTGGTTTGCGTACTTTAATTTTGAAACGCACAAGTGCCAATAGCTTTCGTCTGTCGTTCAAAGGACTTACTTTAGCAATAATGTATTTATGTTTCGTATTGTAGAATCGAGCCGTACATCGATGGAAATAACAACGATTGTATGCGATTCGCTTACTTCTTATGCCCCATTTTCGCATTAACTTTCGCAGATTCTTGGTGTATTTCCAATCCGTATATATCTCATCAATTAAGTAATCATCGGTATCAAGAGTCAGGTTGACAGCAAAGTTTTTCTTTCCCAGGCTCGGCATAGTTGTGAAAACTGAATACTCTTGTCCATAAACTGGATTGCGGTTCATGTATAGGTACACTTTAAATGGACCTTTCCGGCTCATCATTTCAGTTCTAAAGTTCTGGCCAaacaatttttggttttttacaGAACTTGTGCTACCATTAACATCTGGTACAAGGCAAGGTActgtaaaattataatcatAGACAGTTTGATTTTGATACTCTGGGGAGCTGTAATTTATGCAGGTTGAGCTTTGATTATAGATGGGATACTCATCAACTAGGGGGAATTCAGTTGAGACATTTGGATTTTGGGAGTTGCTTCCTTCGATTCCGTTTTCATATGTTTGGTTTTCGTAACCATAACTCATTTCGGTATTGACTGGACTCCATGAATAATCTTCATCATTAAAGAGGTGAGTTGAATTCTCACCTGGTTCTTGCTCTGAAATATTCGTATAAATACGTGCAGCATCTTCCAAATCAAACTTTTCACTTGGCATAGTGGGAAATGCCTTAGCAGTCGTATTATATTCCTCAAAGGTAGAAAAGTCGTAGCTTTGATTAAGAAGGGGATCCCACAATCTCTCAATTCTTCTCTCCTCATCTTCGGGAATCGTTCGACGTATTACCTTTCGACGGTTTCGATTTAACATTTTACTAAATCTAGTACGTTCTCTAAAAGAGATTTTCCCAGAATCAGCACTTCTCCACGGATGGGCAGTAAGTCCGCCTTCAGGGCTCTCTGTCGAACGATTGTAAGCCTCCAGAAATGTGCCATCCAATAAGGACATTAATGGGGTTCCATTGTTTTCCATGATCAACACTAGCGATATCGATATGGTCATGAAGTACAGGAACATATCATAGTTTACACAATCGtatcgaaaaatatttaactttttgcttaatttcctCCATTTTCGATTAAATTTTGACTCAAGAAGCAAGGTAAGAACTGTCTGCTGACGTGGTTTGGCAATTTCAGCGGACCAgctctttcatttttttaattgcataataCTCGAACTGGGAATGTGTGGTTGACAGGCGACATGACATTTTACCGCAGAAAATGTTCGTATATCTTGttggatttttaattttttttcatcACTGCCctcttgtttgcctttttcctgttcctgctgttgttgttgttcttgtcgtGTCGCTGCCTacataattgttttaattaattgcgaATTGTGCATGCAAAAAGCATAAAGTGCACTTCAAATGTGTGAAAAGGAACAAAAGCGTAAAAGGCTTTTCTGCACAGCTGGTAATTTATTGACCACAATAGCATCCAGAATCGGCGTCATCAACAAGAGCGATTACCAGAACACGGCTTAACCCCAACTTCAAATCCAAGCTCATCCGCTTTCTCAttccaatttccatttgcacagtccatataaatcaaatgaaattaactGAGAGTGAGCGAGTGCAGGAAAAAGCAGCAAATAGAGTGTTGAATTTTTATAAACCACAAAAGCAACGAGCATTGACAATAGACAATCATACTTTATTTACTATAAACTTCGCACATGCATAGTGTTTTTTATGCGAGGAGGAGTGGCCAGGAAGCTGTTCCAAGACAGGGCGACAATTTCTTAAATTGTTCGAACAAATGAGAATGGAATAGAAGTAATGGAAGCCAAGGAGAAACCCATTTACAGGCGAGCGCACGTCGCATAAAAAATAAGGCACCGAGAAAAAGTGGAAACTGATTTCACTTCCTCTAAATGCTTTAGAGATACTCTACCCCAAAAATTGTCCTCATAGGGTCTTGGGAGAAGTTCAAGTTGTGACTTAACCCTTATCCATTGCGTTTAATTTTTAGCTTTCGTACCATTAACAAGTAAGTCTTATAAATACTATTTTGATATAGATTAGGCTATCTTTGAGCTTTATGCtttcaaacaattaaaatatacttaaatatttgaggtttattaaatacattttttgacTTGTCTCAATTATTGGCCGTCCCTTTGGCCGTGTGTACCATACCCCCAAAAAGAGTATAAAAACTTTAAcagtaaagaaaaaaaagcaaaaatgaaaGAATGGAGCATTTTACGATTTAGCATGTGCGGACCAACTGTGGGTCGGGTGGTTTGGGGCCTGATGAACCGGCGGACGGACGGATTCACATACGGACGGAGCGGAGCGCCAGTGGAGGACCGCCAAGTTCAGCACTTTGGCGCGTCAAgtgcttttcattttccgagCACGTCGCCGcgtcataaaacaaaaacgcatGAAGCGCAACGGAGAAGACGAAGCGGGGCGTTCGGGCACGTttagcatatatattttcacactTGCAATCATACTTTAAGCAGAAAAGTACGCTCTCACATACGGCCAAGTTTTTACGGTAGAGATGGAATCTTAAAAAAATACTCAAGGAAACGGATATCTTCAAAACAGCATAAGCTCgaagaaataaatacatcGTTAAATTCACACTTCTGTTAAACGAAGAactttaacttatttattttaagttgaGCCCTAACACAATGAGTAGGAGTATGTCAATCAAAAACCTCAGATTCTGCATTCATCTGCGAAATAGGATTGAGATGCATTTTATATGATATTTTTTTCCGATATCCTGGCTTGTATAAATCGAAATTCCCTGAACTGAATAGTTCTTTCTATGCCATCCCTAAGTGTTACACACTCATGACTCCGACACCCAGTTTGGTGTCGGGTCGGGACTTTCCCGTAtcttcattttcattcgcAGCCAAAAGCCGTGCCATAAAAGTGCGTCGGGATTGTCGACaaacttttgctttctttacttgctcttttttttaccCTTGTTTGCCATCGTGGGTGTGATGATAATAATTTCAAGAGGCACATCGACGGGGGCGTTTATCTGCTTTTTTTGTCCACGGCGGCGACTCCCTACGACTGCGGCTTTCGGgttggctttaattaaaatgtcataGACCCCGTTGGCGCATCTTAATTACCgaaaatgataaaatttcataaataatgtGCTTTGC encodes:
- the LOC6732352 gene encoding uncharacterized protein LOC6732352 isoform X2; the protein is MFLYFMTISISLVLIMENNGTPLMSLLDGTFLEAYNRSTESPEGGLTAHPWRSADSGKISFRERTRFSKMLNRNRRKVIRRTIPEDEERRIERLWDPLLNQSYDFSTFEEYNTTAKAFPTMPSEKFDLEDAARIYTNISEQEPGENSTHLFNDEDYSWSPVNTEMSYGYENQTYENGIEGSNSQNPNVSTEFPLVDEYPIYNQSSTCINYSSPEYQNQTVYDYNFTVPCLVPDVNGSTSSVKNQKLFGQNFRTEMMSRKGPFKVYLYMNRNPVYGQEYSVFTTMPSLGKKNFAVNLTLDTDDYLIDEIYTDWKYTKNLRKLMRKWGIRSKRIAYNRCYFHRCTARFYNTKHKYIIAKVSPLNDRRKLLALVRFKIKVRKPPNVYCLPALELEFCKNPEKPVYFSPIGHLEFFASISDACSTVEYDTITWQLCDITEKRLVVKLLPYKVHILTEPDRRKVFLLRGKAVINGVTTVARCYMKYSPPPIEPLIKGNERRLVDVRKPIFIDGSSSKDRLKIRESTNSKRFLWSCVSLDDPLNNYCKKYMSKSPKLRLPPYALKEDAVYDFSLTVISRTDPRNRMIATQTVKGVAKTSFTPQILCRRNCDLGVYAPLDSIHLISKCDDCPGMVKRYQWWLLDTESQPTLESSEKYLILHTEEPLVQIRLRVWVKGQRWADAYYTLRRNNGPQNGSCTIKPFLGVEGFTLFDIDCAGFESPFPPITYRYMVSYAVVASNVPYSRIVLTLPASETIHISICDAIDMCVERNVELKVLAIDKSMLTGLQEVMKYLPNFFKRGHWNRAYIMGIAATTFIDTSLDGDEFYSYLTGLVASTGSQMEQITTLSSHMLIRLHPVDFRGATVMAEMFSHLGDSFSAIVQEHEWLHREGYYSLSAMHMFFMSILGEKTESHSNAMCSLHNPACMNLQRIDLEKPFVIKFDPLILVRINSWLMSTWFLYRCIYFLGVIATQRHHPYDDALTIHQSGIAYQINVTEVTQNTKDMQVKTIDKIHVIKLSAKLLHELQRRLNHSSILLQIISQQNFHNIYWWYPDPFPSKTSVLIVHAYSPVKFFRSAKEFQLTNPLVYKTNITHLNDESFNQYMTNNSIQNSTEVHIYSVMLNHKAMLAVRIVNCSQLMYIKMRLHRWPTLGQIRQHACRITPDMQGKRIWIANSCERSPAYVAIHKPGEIRYKSAKDRLSPRGRKKGNKTGGSETPEVRKYADYIDYDNEDVVDEIERLNYSILLEIYQCNIWKNRSLDPGWSEEHCTTSFEHSRGSSVQCTCYTLGALSSRIFPISTELFVEHIPVPIFTFNMILIIFFALLFLLLVFKFLLHLNIVSAYLKNPEFRLQCDASSVGKSDQSFIGGSEILLVIVTGGQEFAGTTSNVKFYLKSPHRQQTSYQITQDPGHPKLLRNSTIKITVPRGHIYIPTRLALRLVPNGRYPSWYCRSITVVDLKLKVQQLFLVESWIDRSHIHFMRSKYFTYGNYRRYPKYTWCKRFRSRAEQLYFSWYLINAITGPSQSKVGGIIMNQFERTCVWICKTAITLAFVTLYFGKHTVFSIQEETRQNIDNSLQVHLVVMLGFFAFLIGLSVHVLFEVVILRWLWPHT
- the LOC6732352 gene encoding uncharacterized protein LOC6732352 isoform X1, which produces MFLYFMTISISLVLIMENNGTPLMSLLDGTFLEAYNRSTESPEGGLTAHPWRSADSGKISFRERTRFSKMLNRNRRKVIRRTIPEDEERRIERLWDPLLNQSYDFSTFEEYNTTAKAFPTMPSEKFDLEDAARIYTNISEQEPGENSTHLFNDEDYSWSPVNTEMSYGYENQTYENGIEGSNSQNPNVSTEFPLVDEYPIYNQSSTCINYSSPEYQNQTVYDYNFTVPCLVPDVNGSTSSVKNQKLFGQNFRTEMMSRKGPFKVYLYMNRNPVYGQEYSVFTTMPSLGKKNFAVNLTLDTDDYLIDEIYTDWKYTKNLRKLMRKWGIRSKRIAYNRCYFHRCTARFYNTKHKYIIAKVSPLNDRRKLLALVRFKIKVRKPPNVYCLPALELEFCKNPEKPVYFSPIGHLEFFASISDACSTVEYDTITWQLCDITEKKIIARIKNSTGLVVKLLPYKVHILTEPDRRKVFLLRGKAVINGVTTVARCYMKYSPPPIEPLIKGNERRLVDVRKPIFIDGSSSKDRLKIRESTNSKRFLWSCVSLDDPLNNYCKKYMSKSPKLRLPPYALKEDAVYDFSLTVISRTDPRNRMIATQTVKGVAKTSFTPQILCRRNCDLGVYAPLDSIHLISKCDDCPGMVKRYQWWLLDTESQPTLESSEKYLILHTEEPLVQIRLRVWVKGQRWADAYYTLRRNNGPQNGSCTIKPFLGVEGFTLFDIDCAGFESPFPPITYRYMVSYAVVASNVPYSRIVLTLPASETIHISICDAIDMCVERNVELKVLAIDKSMLTGLQEVMKYLPNFFKRGHWNRAYIMGIAATTFIDTSLDGDEFYSYLTGLVASTGSQMEQITTLSSHMLIRLHPVDFRGATVMAEMFSHLGDSFSAIVQEHEWLHREGYYSLSAMHMFFMSILGEKTESHSNAMCSLHNPACMNLQRIDLEKPFVIKFDPLILVRINSWLMSTWFLYRCIYFLGVIATQRHHPYDDALTIHQSGIAYQINVTEVTQNTKDMQVKTIDKIHVIKLSAKLLHELQRRLNHSSILLQIISQQNFHNIYWWYPDPFPSKTSVLIVHAYSPVKFFRSAKEFQLTNPLVYKTNITHLNDESFNQYMTNNSIQNSTEVHIYSVMLNHKAMLAVRIVNCSQLMYIKMRLHRWPTLGQIRQHACRITPDMQGKRIWIANSCERSPAYVAIHKPGEIRYKSAKDRLSPRGRKKGNKTGGSETPEVRKYADYIDYDNEDVVDEIERLNYSILLEIYQCNIWKNRSLDPGWSEEHCTTSFEHSRGSSVQCTCYTLGALSSRIFPISTELFVEHIPVPIFTFNMILIIFFALLFLLLVFKFLLHLNIVSAYLKNPEFRLQCDASSVGKSDQSFIGGSEILLVIVTGGQEFAGTTSNVKFYLKSPHRQQTSYQITQDPGHPKLLRNSTIKITVPRGHIYIPTRLALRLVPNGRYPSWYCRSITVVDLKLKVQQLFLVESWIDRSHIHFMRSKYFTYGNYRRYPKYTWCKRFRSRAEQLYFSWYLINAITGPSQSKVGGIIMNQFERTCVWICKTAITLAFVTLYFGKHTVFSIQEETRQNIDNSLQVHLVVMLGFFAFLIGLSVHVLFEVVILRWLWPHT